The following are from one region of the Mesorhizobium sp. B2-8-5 genome:
- a CDS encoding ABC transporter ATP-binding protein translates to MAGVQVANVSRSFGAHKALDDVSIDFADGGFYALLGPSGSGKTTLLRQIAGFDFPDAGRIAIGGESVERVPVEKRRIGMVFQNYALFPNMSVADNVAFGLSVRGEAKATIASEVQRALDLVQLGKLGARKPHQLSGGQRQRVALARAIVTKPRVLLLDEPLGALDKALRVDMQIELKRIQREIGITTIFVTHDQEEALTMSDRIGILRDGRLVQEGPPEEIYDRPQSEFAATFLGDANIFRGDATGSGIRLPDGTTIAASTGASVPAGAKASCAVRPERIRISTGAGKADEGNANTLKGQVSKRIFAGNNSTYFVDRDGQTLKVIVQNTGAERLAEGQPVVLSWSPDSTVLIAA, encoded by the coding sequence ATGGCTGGCGTCCAGGTCGCGAACGTCTCCCGCAGTTTCGGCGCGCACAAGGCGCTGGACGACGTGTCGATCGATTTCGCCGATGGCGGCTTCTACGCGCTGCTTGGTCCGTCCGGAAGCGGCAAGACCACGCTGTTGCGTCAGATCGCCGGCTTCGACTTTCCGGACGCCGGCCGCATTGCCATCGGCGGCGAAAGCGTCGAGCGCGTGCCGGTCGAAAAGCGCCGCATCGGCATGGTGTTCCAGAACTATGCGTTGTTCCCGAATATGAGTGTCGCCGACAATGTCGCCTTCGGCCTGTCGGTGCGCGGCGAAGCGAAGGCGACGATCGCGTCGGAGGTTCAGCGCGCGCTCGATCTCGTGCAACTCGGCAAGCTTGGCGCGCGCAAGCCGCACCAGCTCTCCGGCGGCCAGCGCCAGCGCGTGGCGCTGGCGCGGGCCATCGTCACCAAGCCGCGCGTGCTCCTGCTCGATGAGCCGCTCGGCGCGCTCGACAAGGCGCTGCGCGTCGACATGCAGATCGAGCTGAAGCGCATCCAGCGCGAGATCGGCATCACCACCATCTTCGTCACGCACGACCAGGAAGAGGCGCTGACGATGAGTGACCGCATCGGCATCCTGCGCGACGGCAGGCTGGTGCAGGAAGGGCCGCCGGAGGAGATCTACGACAGGCCGCAAAGCGAGTTCGCCGCGACCTTCCTCGGCGACGCCAATATCTTTCGCGGCGATGCGACCGGCTCCGGGATCAGGCTGCCGGACGGCACGACGATCGCGGCATCGACAGGCGCATCGGTGCCGGCCGGGGCCAAGGCGAGTTGCGCGGTCCGGCCCGAACGCATCCGGATTTCGACCGGCGCGGGGAAGGCTGATGAAGGCAACGCGAACACGCTCAAGGGACAAGTCTCGAAACGCATCTTTGCCGGCAACAACAGCACCTATTTCGTCGACCGCGATGGCCAGACGCTGAAAGTGATCGTCCAGAACACGGGCGCCGAGCGGCTTGCCGAAGGTCAGCCCGTAGTTCTTAGCTGGTCGCCGGACAGCACGGTGCTTATCGCGGCCTGA
- a CDS encoding LacI family DNA-binding transcriptional regulator has product MRSTLTDIAREAGVSPATVDRVLNNRPGVRARTREIVIEMAQRLGYIAETPNGVPQRTAPGQTIRLDFALPAGTNSFIKLLHRHIEAQALTRPDLDVRVTTIEGFNPDRLARLLQDLHGQTQGVGVIALDHPTVREAIRSLSASDIKVVTIASDILHVPRVAYIGIDNRAAGRLAGYLLNRFMGAGRPGKVALFAGSLAYRGHEEREMGFRHILAEESPNLEIVEMREMLDDREKAYSEASALLERHPDLAAIYNVGAGNTGIARALKERGRAKEIIFLGHEVTDGTKELLLDGTLDAVIDQNPRVEAREALNILSHSVRGLPYELHQPRLQVIFRESIPEI; this is encoded by the coding sequence GTGCGGTCAACCCTGACAGACATAGCCCGGGAAGCCGGCGTTTCTCCGGCCACGGTCGACCGTGTGCTCAACAATCGGCCAGGCGTGCGGGCCCGCACGCGCGAGATCGTCATCGAGATGGCGCAGCGCCTTGGCTATATCGCCGAGACGCCGAACGGCGTGCCGCAGCGAACCGCGCCGGGACAGACGATCAGGCTCGACTTCGCGCTGCCCGCCGGCACCAACTCCTTCATCAAGCTGCTGCACCGGCACATCGAGGCGCAGGCGCTGACGCGGCCCGATCTCGACGTCCGCGTGACGACCATCGAAGGCTTCAACCCCGACCGGCTCGCCCGCCTGCTGCAGGACCTGCATGGCCAGACGCAAGGCGTCGGCGTGATCGCGCTCGACCATCCGACGGTGCGCGAGGCAATCCGCTCGCTGTCGGCCAGCGACATCAAGGTCGTCACCATCGCCTCCGACATCCTGCATGTGCCGCGGGTCGCCTATATCGGCATCGACAATCGCGCTGCTGGGCGGTTGGCCGGCTATCTTCTCAACCGCTTCATGGGTGCCGGACGTCCGGGCAAGGTGGCGCTGTTCGCAGGCTCGCTCGCCTATCGCGGCCATGAGGAACGCGAGATGGGTTTCCGCCATATCCTCGCCGAAGAGTCCCCCAACCTCGAGATCGTCGAGATGCGTGAAATGCTCGACGACCGCGAAAAAGCCTATTCGGAGGCTTCCGCTTTGCTCGAGCGCCACCCCGACCTCGCCGCGATCTACAATGTCGGCGCCGGCAACACCGGCATCGCCCGCGCGCTGAAGGAACGCGGACGCGCCAAAGAGATCATCTTCCTCGGCCATGAGGTGACGGACGGCACCAAGGAACTCCTGCTCGACGGCACGCTCGACGCGGTGATCGACCAGAACCCGCGCGTCGAGGCCAGGGAGGCGCTCAACATCCTGTCCCACTCGGTCAGGGGGTTGCCCTACGAGCTCCACCAGCCGCGGCTGCAGGTGATCTTCCGCGAGAGCATCCCGGAGATTTGA
- a CDS encoding extracellular solute-binding protein, protein MSHLIRMSRRRLLASGGKAAVFVAATGIAPQFIRPGRAFAADALAPGMIGGPTGFDGAERYQYGPDTPEGRAVEAAKALKAAGKAPAKIVLGLSDGSIGQLTKPFPAGAPSIKDLWEKETGIQIEIVGLPNGQEFTKTMQDISTKGEAYDIYSTEWNRLGDLAETGGIAKLDDFVAKHKPEWDDPKQGYVNGAKGVSLLNQYRGSTYGVSLDGDFQTWVYRADLFGDAAEQKAFKDKYGYDLAPPKTWKQHSDVAAFFQRPDKGLFGSTDLRNQGWGYTNWYQRYVSMASPNQFLFGDDGKPLINSEQGIAATKEYVDSLAHHSPDAISWGWPEQYGNFAKGGAAMTCAFSNLPKFLDNAGNKDSAVTGKIGSMLPPGREIDGKLISRSVLWFSLTGMVSSQSKNPETAYLLLQWLGSARIYAWMSANPGGYLDPFRLSDFSDPLVRQTYHAYHMDVVRETVARTVPTINYPGATAFHNALDENLMASLTKAKTPEQAMADTEREWKKIARRIGEDKLLEAIKTNKEAWPTVLDPIS, encoded by the coding sequence ATGTCTCATTTGATCCGCATGTCGCGGCGCCGCCTGCTGGCGTCCGGAGGAAAGGCGGCGGTGTTTGTCGCCGCGACTGGTATTGCACCGCAGTTCATTCGTCCCGGCCGCGCCTTCGCGGCGGATGCGCTGGCGCCCGGCATGATCGGCGGGCCGACCGGCTTCGACGGCGCCGAACGCTACCAGTACGGACCCGACACGCCGGAAGGGCGTGCGGTCGAGGCTGCCAAGGCCCTGAAGGCGGCCGGCAAGGCGCCGGCGAAGATCGTGCTTGGCCTCTCCGACGGCTCGATCGGCCAGCTGACCAAGCCGTTCCCGGCCGGCGCGCCGTCGATCAAGGACCTGTGGGAGAAGGAAACCGGCATCCAGATCGAGATCGTCGGCCTGCCGAACGGCCAGGAATTCACCAAGACGATGCAGGACATCTCCACCAAGGGTGAGGCCTACGACATCTATTCGACCGAATGGAACCGCCTCGGCGATCTCGCCGAAACCGGCGGCATCGCCAAGCTCGACGACTTCGTCGCCAAGCACAAGCCGGAATGGGACGACCCCAAGCAGGGTTACGTCAACGGCGCCAAGGGCGTGTCGCTGCTCAACCAGTATCGCGGCTCGACCTACGGCGTGTCGCTGGACGGCGACTTCCAGACATGGGTCTACCGCGCCGACCTGTTCGGCGACGCCGCGGAGCAGAAGGCGTTCAAGGACAAGTACGGCTACGACCTTGCGCCGCCGAAGACCTGGAAGCAGCACAGCGATGTCGCGGCCTTCTTCCAGCGGCCGGACAAGGGCCTGTTCGGCTCCACCGACCTGCGCAACCAGGGTTGGGGCTACACCAACTGGTACCAGCGCTATGTCTCGATGGCCTCGCCCAACCAGTTCCTGTTCGGCGACGACGGCAAGCCGCTGATCAATTCCGAGCAAGGCATCGCCGCCACCAAGGAGTATGTGGATTCGCTGGCGCATCATTCGCCGGACGCGATCTCGTGGGGCTGGCCGGAGCAGTATGGCAATTTCGCCAAGGGCGGTGCGGCGATGACCTGTGCCTTCTCCAACCTGCCGAAATTCCTCGACAATGCCGGCAACAAGGATTCCGCCGTCACCGGCAAGATAGGCTCGATGCTGCCGCCGGGACGCGAGATCGACGGCAAGCTGATCAGCCGTTCGGTGCTGTGGTTCTCACTGACCGGCATGGTGTCGTCGCAGTCGAAGAATCCGGAGACTGCTTACCTTCTGCTGCAGTGGCTGGGCTCGGCCCGCATCTATGCCTGGATGAGCGCCAATCCGGGCGGCTATCTCGATCCGTTCCGGCTCTCGGATTTCTCCGATCCACTGGTCCGCCAGACCTATCACGCCTACCACATGGACGTCGTGCGCGAGACGGTGGCGCGTACGGTGCCGACCATCAACTATCCCGGCGCCACCGCCTTCCACAATGCGCTCGACGAGAACCTGATGGCGTCGCTGACCAAGGCCAAGACGCCGGAGCAGGCCATGGCCGATACCGAGCGCGAGTGGAAGAAGATCGCGCGCCGCATCGGCGAGGACAAGCTTCTCGAAGCCATCAAGACCAACAAGGAGGCATGGCCGACCGTTCTCGATCCGATCAGCTGA
- a CDS encoding carbohydrate ABC transporter permease: MKRSVPFEIFRYAAILAAMAVTLVPILWMVSMAFKPIGEWSATGADLTWWPKQPTLSNFQFVFGHSTNDLIVALDHTALKPILSSLLSAVFGTAIAMSAGTAAAYGLSRFGSGQNLPLALIQLRLFPPMAVMIPVMIMWAFLNLNDTWWGLALIYGIVTLPFAFWLMKTFFDDMPREIEEAALVEGCSRLRVFTRITLPMMRAPLASAALFVFILNWSDYLIALLLTTREWVTIPVYMASLSSSMTGQLYGAKAALGLIAAVPPVIMGIAIQRHLVRGLTFGALKQ, translated from the coding sequence ATGAAGCGTTCCGTTCCTTTCGAGATATTCCGCTACGCCGCGATCCTCGCGGCGATGGCGGTAACGCTGGTGCCGATCCTGTGGATGGTGTCGATGGCCTTCAAGCCGATCGGCGAATGGTCGGCGACGGGCGCCGACCTCACCTGGTGGCCGAAGCAGCCGACGCTCAGCAATTTCCAGTTCGTGTTCGGCCATTCAACCAACGACCTGATCGTCGCGCTCGACCACACGGCGCTGAAGCCGATCCTGTCGTCGCTGCTTTCGGCGGTGTTCGGGACCGCGATTGCCATGTCGGCCGGCACTGCGGCGGCCTACGGCCTGTCGCGCTTCGGCTCCGGCCAGAACCTGCCGCTGGCGCTGATCCAGCTGAGGCTATTTCCGCCGATGGCCGTCATGATCCCGGTGATGATCATGTGGGCATTCCTCAATCTCAACGACACATGGTGGGGGCTGGCGCTGATCTACGGCATCGTCACGCTGCCCTTCGCCTTCTGGCTGATGAAGACCTTCTTCGACGACATGCCGCGCGAGATCGAGGAGGCAGCACTTGTCGAGGGCTGCTCGCGGCTGCGCGTCTTCACCCGTATCACGCTGCCGATGATGCGCGCGCCGTTGGCGAGTGCCGCGCTCTTCGTGTTCATCCTCAACTGGTCGGATTATCTCATCGCGCTGCTGCTCACCACGCGCGAATGGGTGACGATCCCGGTCTACATGGCGTCGCTGTCGTCCTCGATGACCGGACAGCTCTATGGCGCCAAGGCCGCGCTCGGCCTGATCGCGGCGGTGCCGCCGGTCATCATGGGCATCGCCATCCAGCGCCACCTGGTGCGCGGGCTGACCTTCGGAGCGCTCAAGCAATGA
- a CDS encoding carbohydrate ABC transporter permease: MSAVTATISEDEMGARTKPATPDEGSRLGFRLTLPAQILVLFISAFPLLMQLYISVTDWSPLSGAGWWNAWEMWNSFANYTDLAADTRFWSALQRTAIVMLVCVPAEFLLGLALATLFADEFPGKRIFYSILLMPMMVVPAVAGYMFFMLFQSGGPVNDILSRIVGTPVTVAWLSDPNLALIAVMIADIWQWTPLMFLILLAGLVGVPEDQMKAATLLGANAWQRFITIVLPKMKTIIIIALAIRVIENFKIFDTLYIMTGGGPGVATETISVYIYKVTTQDLIWGYVAAIALAILIVLSIVAVYAMKRMAQAREVPA, from the coding sequence ATGAGCGCGGTGACGGCGACGATTTCGGAGGACGAGATGGGCGCGCGGACAAAGCCCGCCACGCCTGACGAGGGCTCGAGGCTGGGCTTCCGACTGACCTTGCCGGCGCAGATCCTGGTGCTGTTCATCTCGGCCTTTCCGCTGCTGATGCAGCTTTACATCAGCGTCACCGACTGGTCGCCGCTTTCGGGCGCCGGCTGGTGGAACGCCTGGGAGATGTGGAACAGTTTCGCCAACTACACCGATCTCGCGGCCGACACCCGCTTTTGGAGCGCGCTGCAGCGCACGGCGATCGTCATGCTGGTCTGCGTGCCGGCGGAGTTCCTGCTGGGCCTGGCTCTGGCGACCCTGTTCGCCGACGAGTTTCCCGGCAAGCGGATCTTCTATTCGATCCTGCTGATGCCGATGATGGTCGTGCCCGCGGTCGCCGGCTACATGTTCTTCATGCTGTTCCAGTCGGGCGGCCCGGTGAACGACATCCTGTCGCGGATCGTCGGCACGCCGGTGACCGTCGCCTGGCTGTCGGATCCGAACCTGGCGCTGATCGCGGTCATGATCGCCGACATCTGGCAGTGGACGCCGCTGATGTTCCTGATCCTGCTCGCCGGCCTGGTCGGCGTGCCGGAAGACCAGATGAAGGCGGCGACGCTGCTCGGCGCCAATGCCTGGCAGCGCTTCATCACCATCGTGCTGCCGAAGATGAAGACGATCATCATCATCGCGCTGGCGATAAGGGTGATCGAGAACTTCAAGATATTCGACACGCTCTACATCATGACCGGCGGCGGTCCCGGCGTCGCCACCGAGACGATCTCGGTCTACATCTACAAGGTCACCACGCAGGACCTGATCTGGGGCTATGTGGCGGCGATCGCGCTGGCCATCCTGATCGTGCTTTCGATCGTCGCGGTCTACGCGATGAAGCGCATGGCGCAGGCGCGGGAGGTGCCGGCATGA
- a CDS encoding ABC transporter ATP-binding protein, which yields MSAIHLKNLVKTFGDFTALKTMDLEIADGEFMALLGPSGCGKSTTMNMIAGMEEPTSGKILFGERDMVGVPMGRRGVGFVFQNYAIFTHMTVRQNLAYGPRMRGAAKAEIDRRVGAIAEMLQLSPLLDRKADRLSVNILQRVAIGRSAIMEPAIFLLDEPLSNVDAAFRAVMRTELKQLQRQFRQTMVYVTHDQLEAMTMADRIAVMDHGVLQQVGTPLEVYNNPANVFVARFIGAPGMNLLKGRPAESDRGLVIDLGPLGVTPPLPDELASAARAARGDVLYGFRPEQVALAERGLSMPVSFVERIGARTIVHLGEGESAVKAVFENDVGLSVGETAVVAPLASSVRVFDAASGLAVKAG from the coding sequence ATGAGCGCGATCCACCTCAAGAACCTGGTCAAGACATTCGGCGACTTCACCGCGCTGAAGACGATGGACCTCGAAATCGCCGACGGCGAGTTCATGGCGCTGCTCGGGCCGTCCGGCTGCGGCAAGTCGACGACGATGAACATGATCGCCGGCATGGAGGAACCGACCAGCGGCAAGATTCTGTTCGGCGAGCGCGACATGGTAGGCGTGCCGATGGGGCGGCGCGGCGTCGGCTTCGTCTTCCAGAACTACGCCATCTTCACCCATATGACGGTTCGGCAGAACCTCGCCTACGGGCCAAGGATGCGTGGCGCCGCCAAGGCCGAGATCGATCGCCGCGTCGGCGCCATCGCCGAGATGCTGCAGCTTTCGCCGCTGCTCGACCGCAAGGCGGACCGGCTGTCAGTCAACATCCTGCAGCGCGTGGCGATCGGCCGCTCGGCGATCATGGAGCCGGCGATCTTCCTGCTCGACGAGCCGCTGTCCAATGTCGACGCCGCCTTCCGCGCGGTGATGCGCACCGAGCTCAAGCAGCTGCAGCGCCAGTTCAGGCAGACCATGGTCTATGTCACGCATGACCAGCTCGAAGCCATGACCATGGCGGACCGCATCGCGGTGATGGATCATGGCGTGCTGCAGCAGGTCGGCACGCCGCTCGAAGTCTACAACAATCCGGCCAACGTCTTCGTCGCGCGCTTCATCGGCGCGCCCGGCATGAACCTGCTGAAGGGCAGGCCGGCGGAAAGCGATCGCGGACTGGTGATCGATCTCGGACCTCTCGGCGTCACGCCGCCCTTGCCGGATGAACTGGCTTCAGCTGCGAGAGCGGCGCGCGGCGACGTGCTCTACGGTTTCCGGCCCGAGCAGGTGGCGCTTGCCGAGCGCGGGCTGTCGATGCCGGTAAGCTTCGTCGAACGGATCGGCGCGCGCACCATCGTCCATCTCGGCGAAGGCGAGAGCGCGGTGAAGGCGGTGTTCGAGAACGATGTCGGGCTGTCGGTCGGGGAGACGGCGGTCGTCGCGCCGCTGGCCTCGTCGGTGCGCGTCTTCGACGCCGCCAGCGGCCTCGCAGTGAAGGCGGGCTGA
- a CDS encoding ABC transporter ATP-binding protein, translating to MADIVFRNVTKRYGSTLAVNDASFTVNDNEFFCFFGPPLSGKSTILRLVLGLEAPDQGEILIGGKPVNSVSPAERNVAMVFQNLALFPHMSARDNVRFPLVERKVAEAEIEKRLADVAAKLHIGHILHKPPAQLSGGERQRVAIARALVRDPAAYLMDDPISALDARLREETRVELKRIQRELGKTLIYVTHDQEEAMSVADRMAILENGRIRQIGAPAEIYDRPASAYVARMLGSPMMNILPSVRGVGGIEAAEGTIRITGAKAPAEAIEIGLRPEDLKVRPWTDNGTVEGRPARVFEVEPLGGYTVVTLAAGQARLRALLRGQPDIRPDAMVTISCEPGRVHYFGQDGGAL from the coding sequence ATGGCCGACATCGTTTTCCGCAATGTCACGAAGCGCTACGGCAGCACGCTTGCCGTCAACGATGCTTCCTTCACCGTCAACGACAACGAGTTCTTCTGCTTCTTCGGGCCGCCGCTGTCCGGCAAGTCGACGATCCTGCGCCTGGTGCTGGGATTGGAAGCGCCGGATCAGGGCGAGATCCTGATCGGCGGCAAGCCGGTCAACAGCGTCTCGCCGGCCGAGCGCAACGTCGCCATGGTGTTCCAGAACCTGGCGCTGTTTCCGCATATGAGCGCGCGCGACAATGTCCGCTTCCCGCTGGTCGAGCGGAAGGTGGCCGAGGCCGAGATAGAGAAGCGGCTGGCCGACGTCGCGGCCAAGCTGCACATCGGCCACATCCTGCACAAGCCGCCGGCGCAGCTTTCCGGCGGCGAGCGGCAGCGCGTGGCGATCGCGCGCGCTTTGGTGCGCGACCCGGCAGCCTATCTGATGGACGATCCGATCTCGGCGCTCGATGCCAGGTTGCGCGAAGAGACGCGCGTCGAGCTGAAACGCATCCAGCGCGAGCTCGGCAAGACGCTGATCTATGTCACGCATGACCAGGAGGAGGCGATGTCGGTCGCCGACCGCATGGCGATCCTGGAAAATGGCCGGATCCGGCAGATCGGCGCGCCGGCCGAGATCTACGATCGGCCGGCAAGCGCCTATGTGGCGCGCATGCTCGGCTCGCCGATGATGAACATCCTGCCGTCGGTGCGCGGCGTGGGTGGGATCGAGGCTGCTGAAGGGACAATACGCATCACCGGTGCCAAGGCGCCGGCCGAGGCGATCGAGATCGGACTCAGGCCGGAAGACCTCAAGGTCCGGCCCTGGACGGACAACGGGACGGTGGAAGGCCGCCCGGCGCGGGTGTTCGAGGTCGAGCCGCTCGGCGGCTACACCGTGGTGACGCTCGCGGCAGGGCAAGCGCGGCTTAGGGCACTGCTGCGCGGCCAGCCCGATATCAGGCCGGATGCGATGGTGACGATATCCTGCGAGCCGGGTCGCGTGCATTATTTCGGCCAGGATGGAGGCGCGCTGTGA
- a CDS encoding Gfo/Idh/MocA family protein, with the protein MAGKGFEPDVKVRTRDYKIGCVGAGMIMAECHLAAYKEAGFPVVAIASRTKANAEKVATRWDIPTVHDTPEKLIEDTNVDIIDLAFPPDQQPALIRHALKQKHIKAILAQKPLALSVEEAVKLRDEAAKAGKILSVNQNMRYDQSMRVLKQIIDSGALGDIVFAQIDMHAIPHWQTFLQGYDRLTLANMSVHHLDVLRFLFGDPDEITTLTRKDPRTQFDHSDGITVSTLRFPSGVLAVSLEDVWSGPRQDGYKDDQHINWRVDGTKGVAKGTIGWPTGAASTLTYASAETTGGEWVSPSWETMWFPHAFIGVMEQLQHAVKTSTPPALSVADNVKTMALVEAGYRSMASGRTVKLSEIPTN; encoded by the coding sequence ATGGCAGGCAAAGGCTTCGAGCCGGACGTCAAGGTTCGCACCAGGGATTACAAAATCGGCTGCGTCGGCGCCGGCATGATCATGGCCGAGTGCCATCTGGCGGCTTACAAGGAAGCCGGCTTTCCGGTGGTGGCGATCGCCTCGCGCACAAAGGCGAATGCTGAGAAGGTCGCCACCCGCTGGGACATTCCGACCGTTCACGACACGCCCGAAAAGCTGATCGAGGATACCAACGTCGACATCATCGACCTGGCATTTCCGCCGGACCAGCAGCCGGCGCTGATCCGCCACGCGCTGAAGCAGAAGCATATCAAGGCGATCCTGGCGCAGAAGCCCCTGGCGCTGTCGGTCGAGGAAGCCGTCAAACTACGCGACGAGGCGGCGAAGGCCGGCAAGATCCTCTCGGTCAACCAGAACATGCGCTACGACCAGTCGATGCGCGTGTTGAAGCAGATCATCGACAGCGGCGCGCTCGGCGACATCGTCTTCGCGCAGATCGACATGCACGCGATCCCGCATTGGCAGACCTTCCTTCAGGGCTACGACCGGCTGACGCTCGCCAATATGAGCGTGCACCATCTCGACGTGCTGCGCTTCCTGTTCGGCGATCCGGACGAGATCACGACGCTTACGCGCAAGGACCCGCGTACTCAGTTCGACCATTCCGACGGCATCACCGTGTCGACGCTGCGCTTCCCGTCGGGTGTGCTTGCCGTGTCGCTCGAGGACGTGTGGTCCGGCCCGCGTCAGGACGGCTACAAGGACGACCAGCACATCAACTGGCGCGTCGACGGCACGAAGGGCGTCGCCAAGGGCACGATCGGCTGGCCGACCGGTGCCGCCTCGACGCTGACCTACGCTTCGGCCGAGACGACCGGCGGCGAATGGGTGAGCCCGAGCTGGGAAACGATGTGGTTCCCGCACGCCTTCATCGGCGTCATGGAGCAGTTGCAGCACGCGGTGAAGACCAGCACGCCGCCGGCGCTCTCCGTCGCCGACAACGTCAAGACCATGGCGCTGGTCGAGGCAGGCTACCGCTCGATGGCCTCGGGCCGCACGGTCAAGCTCTCCGAAATCCCGACAAACTGA
- a CDS encoding sugar phosphate isomerase/epimerase family protein encodes MMQAGIFTGYFPYGLEETAQKIRGLGFNTVQLDLHFKDVDLSAGQITKDKAKKVRDTFRDHNLPVCCVSGYTNIIHPDKAEREKRVGYLKEIIRNARHFGSPYVISETGTYNTESDWVHHPKNKTEEGFEECRKVIADLAQTAYDHGAVFLLETYVNNVVGSVEETVKMFAQVDHAGLGLLMDPTNYFETHNIDRMDQILNQVFDTLTDKIRIAHAKDVKRSGDDKSEKHADIGDADAMESHTFRGVGEIELPAPGLGSLNYDLYLQRLAEKHPNIPMIIEHLSEDDVPRAKKFLDGKLRASGL; translated from the coding sequence ATGATGCAGGCAGGTATTTTCACGGGCTATTTCCCGTACGGCCTCGAAGAGACGGCGCAAAAGATCCGCGGCCTCGGTTTCAACACGGTGCAGCTCGATCTGCATTTCAAGGATGTCGACCTGTCGGCCGGCCAGATCACCAAGGACAAGGCGAAGAAGGTGCGCGACACCTTCCGCGACCATAACCTGCCGGTCTGCTGCGTGTCGGGCTATACGAACATCATCCACCCGGACAAGGCGGAGCGCGAGAAGCGTGTCGGCTATCTCAAGGAGATCATCCGCAACGCCCGGCATTTCGGCTCGCCTTACGTGATCTCGGAGACCGGCACCTACAACACCGAGTCCGACTGGGTGCATCACCCGAAGAACAAGACCGAGGAAGGTTTCGAGGAATGCCGCAAGGTGATCGCCGACCTTGCACAGACGGCTTACGACCACGGCGCGGTGTTCCTGCTCGAAACCTATGTCAACAATGTCGTCGGCTCGGTCGAGGAAACGGTGAAGATGTTCGCGCAGGTCGACCATGCCGGCCTTGGCCTGCTGATGGATCCGACCAACTATTTCGAGACCCACAACATCGACCGGATGGACCAGATCCTCAACCAGGTCTTCGACACGCTGACCGACAAGATCAGAATAGCCCACGCCAAGGACGTGAAGCGCTCGGGCGACGACAAGTCCGAGAAGCATGCCGATATCGGCGACGCCGACGCGATGGAAAGCCACACCTTCCGCGGTGTCGGCGAAATCGAACTGCCGGCGCCGGGCCTCGGCTCGCTGAACTACGACCTCTATCTTCAGCGGCTCGCCGAAAAGCATCCGAACATCCCGATGATCATCGAGCATCTGTCGGAAGACGACGTGCCGCGCGCCAAGAAGTTCCTCGACGGGAAGCTGCGCGCCAGCGGTCTGTGA
- a CDS encoding substrate-binding domain-containing protein translates to MLKFGLKLAAAAAVFASVAFGSAAQAADGQKTFYLLSHGGPSDAFWIDWNAGATKACDQLKVTCKISFSGGDMAAQKEAFNSALAAKPDGIATTSAQPGLWTEEVKAAKAAGIPIVFFNTDDPATGRQAYVGADLKEAGAIWAKYLVDRKMVKQGDKVFLPVEVPGASYQQLETEGIAGVFDPLGIKYDVVDCGTDPAGIIAKMTDYMVANNPPAIIALGDSVAASVKRVFDGAGIPAGKIPVVGWGNSKETAQAVKDGFVNAAAWQYPSAQGFMPVALLGLAASGEPIGYDIHTFGLYDASSVEPILKLYDKK, encoded by the coding sequence ATGTTGAAGTTTGGATTGAAGCTGGCGGCCGCGGCCGCCGTGTTCGCCAGCGTCGCGTTCGGCTCGGCGGCGCAGGCCGCTGACGGCCAGAAGACGTTCTATCTTTTGTCACATGGCGGCCCGTCCGACGCGTTCTGGATCGACTGGAACGCCGGCGCGACCAAGGCCTGCGACCAGCTCAAGGTGACCTGCAAGATCTCTTTCAGCGGCGGCGACATGGCGGCCCAGAAAGAGGCTTTCAACTCGGCGCTGGCCGCCAAACCGGACGGCATCGCCACGACGTCAGCGCAGCCCGGGCTGTGGACCGAGGAAGTGAAGGCCGCCAAGGCTGCCGGCATACCGATCGTGTTCTTCAACACGGACGACCCGGCGACCGGCCGCCAGGCCTATGTCGGCGCCGACCTCAAGGAAGCCGGCGCCATCTGGGCGAAATATCTCGTCGACCGCAAGATGGTGAAGCAGGGCGACAAGGTGTTCCTGCCGGTCGAGGTTCCGGGCGCCAGCTACCAGCAGCTCGAGACGGAAGGCATCGCCGGCGTCTTCGATCCGCTTGGCATCAAGTATGACGTGGTCGACTGCGGCACCGATCCGGCCGGCATCATCGCCAAGATGACCGACTACATGGTCGCCAACAATCCGCCGGCGATCATCGCGCTGGGCGACTCCGTGGCGGCCAGCGTCAAGCGGGTGTTCGACGGCGCCGGCATTCCGGCCGGCAAGATCCCGGTGGTCGGCTGGGGCAATTCCAAGGAGACGGCGCAGGCGGTGAAGGACGGCTTCGTCAACGCCGCCGCCTGGCAGTATCCCTCGGCGCAAGGCTTCATGCCTGTCGCGCTGCTCGGGCTTGCTGCTTCGGGCGAGCCGATCGGCTACGACATCCACACCTTCGGCCTCTACGACGCCTCCAGCGTCGAGCCGATCCTGAAGCTCTACGACAAGAAGTGA